One Cervus canadensis isolate Bull #8, Minnesota chromosome 1, ASM1932006v1, whole genome shotgun sequence genomic window carries:
- the WNK4 gene encoding serine/threonine-protein kinase WNK4 isoform X1 — protein sequence MLASPAPDTEVPMSQAEADLPLRPPPPLAAAGPPRLGPPPRRVRRFSGKAEPRPRSSRLSRRSSVDLGLLSSWFQPASPVPEPPEPPDSAGSGPAMSPPPSAEEPPEGTWTAGAPVKPADSERSEPAGSTGGSGSREQPRISEAAAARERRREQEEKEDTETQAVATSPDGRYLKFDIEIGRGSFKTVYRGLDTDTTVEVAWCELQTRKLSRAERQRFSEEVEMLKGLQHPNIVRFYDSWKSVLRGQVCIVLVTELMTSGTLKTYLRRFREMKPRVLQRWSRQILRGLHFLHSRVPPILHRDLKCDNVFITGPTGSVKIGDLGLATLKRASFAKSVIGTPEFMAPEMYEEKYDEAVDVYAFGMCMLEMATSEYPYSECQNAAQIYRKVTSGTKPNSFYKVKMPEVKEIIEGCIRTDKNVRFTIHDLLAHAFFREERGVHVELAEEDDGEKPDLKLWLRIEDARRGGRPRDNQAIEFLFQLGRDAAEEVAQEMVALGLVCEADYQPVARAVRERVAAIQRKREKLRKARELEALPPAPRPPPAAVPTTPGPSGAFPPEPEEPEADQHQPFLFRHASYSSTTSDCETDGYLSSSGFLDASDPALQPPSGVPSSPAESHLHLPAAFALSIPRSGPSNDFSPGESYASDAASGLSDMGEGMERMRRPPGKNLRRRPRSRLRVTSVSDQNDRVVECQLQTHNSKMVTFRFDLDGDSPEEIAAAMVYNEFILPSERAGFLNRIREIIQRVETLLKRDTGPVEAAEDPLSPQEEPTPLPALLGYPPDPPRAELQSSTSLEQRSWAAFSASTSPGTSLSSGNSFSPGTPVFPSPILPITSPPCHLSPSSFSPVSPQASSNLSPRPPSCPLPFPPSAPQFPVPSAQFPQSSPLPDCFQVTLTPPSFPPCPSACPLPSTTASPLLSLASAFSLAVMTVAQSLLSPAPGLLSQSPPAPPGPLPSLPPPTPSTPCGQERPSSLTAEMESEASPNLGRSLPGEARLAPISEEGKPQLVGRFQVTSSKEPAEPLPLQLAPPTPSGSPKPQTPQLTSESSDTEDSAGARPEAREALAESDRAAEGLGAGAEEEGDDGQGPQAGGSPPPLSHPSPVWMSYSCNSLCLSSEESESSGEDEEFWAELQNLRQKHLAEVEALQTLQKQEIEDLYGRLGKQPPPGIVAPAAMLSSRQRRLSKGSFPTSRRNSLQRSEPLGPGETEVTSSHCSRVPSLVTWLSFRPWGSAPWCGGTRPPLSPVAPPLIQCSPSPSCTQASCEGTP from the exons ATGCTGGCATCCCCGGCCCCAGACACCGAAGTCCCCATGTCCCAGGCGGAGGCTGACCTGCCCCTGCGGCCCCCGCCGCCCCTCGCCGCGGCGGGGCCGCCCCGCCTCGGGCCCCCTCCCCGCCGGGTGCGCCGCTTCTCCGGGAAGGCTGAGCCCCGGCCGCGCTCTTCCCGTCTCAGCCGCCGCAGCTCAGTCGACTTGGGGCTGCTGAGCTCTTGGTTCCAGCCAGCCTCACCCGTTCCGGAGCCCCCTGAACCGCCGGACTCCGCTGGTTCCGGCCCCGCGATGAGCCCACCGCCCAGTGCCGAAGAGCCCCCTGAGGGCACGTGGACCGCGGGCGCCCCGGTGAAGCCTGCAGACTCCGAGCGTTCGGAGCCCGCGGGTTCCACAGGAGGGTCGGGGTCCCGGGAACAGCCGAGGATCAGTGAGGCGGCGGCAGCCCGGGAGCGGCGGCGGGAGCAAGAGGAAAAAGAGGACACGGAGACCCAGGCTGTGGCAACGTCCCCGGACGGCCGATACCTCAAGTTTGACATCGAGATTGGACGTGGCTCGTTCAAGACGGTGTATCGAGGGCTGGACACCGACACCACGGTGGAGGTGGCCTGGTGTGAGCTGCAG ACTCGGAAACTGTCTCGAGCCGAGCGGCAGCGATTCTCAGAGGAGGTGGAGATGCTCAAGGGGCTGCAGCACCCCAACATCGTCCGCTTCTACGACTCCTGGAAGTCGGTGCTGAGGGGCCAGGTTTGCATCGTACTGGTCACCGAACTCATGACCTCTGGCACGCTCAAGAC ATACCTGAGGCGGTTCCGCGAGATGAAACCACGAGTCCTTCAGCGCTGGAGCCGCCAAATCCTGCGTGGGCTCCATTTCCTACACTCCCGGGTACCCCCCATCCTGCACCGAGATCTCAAGTGTGACAACGTCTTTATCACCGGCCCTACGGGCTCCGTTAAGATCGGGGACCTGGGCCTGGCCACGCTCAAGCGCGCCTCCTTCGCCAAGAGCGTCATCG GGACCCCGGAGTTCATGGCCCCAGAGATGTATGAGGAAAAGTACGACGAGGCCGTGGACGTGTACGCGTTTGGCATGTGCATGCTGGAGATGGCGACCTCGGAATACCCCTACTCAGAGTGCCAGAATGCCGCTCAAATCTACCGCAAGGTCACCTCg GGCACGAAACCCAACAGCTTCTACAAGGTGAAGATGCCCGAGGTAAAGGAGATCATTGAAGGCTGCATCCGCACGGATAAGAATGTGag GTTCACCATCCACGACCTTCTGGCTCACGCCTTCTTCCGCGAGGAGCGCGGCGTCCATGTGGAGTTGGCGGAGGAGGACGACGGAGAGAAGCCGGACCTCAAGCTCTGGCTGCGCATAGAGGACGCGCGGCGAGGGGGGCGCCCACGGGACAACCAGGCTATCGAGTTCTTGTTCCAGCTGGGCCGGGACGCGGCCGAAGAGGTGGCTCAGGAGATG GTGGCCCTGGGCTTAGTGTGTGAAGCTGATTACCAGCCAGTGGCTCGTGCAGTGCGTGAACGGGTTGCTGCCATCCAGCGAAAGCGTGAGAAGCTGCGCAAAGCTAGGGAGTTGGAGGCCCTCCCCCCAGCGCCGCGACCCCCACCAGCAGCTGTCCCCACGACTCCTGGTCCCTCCGGTGCCTTCCCTCCTGAGCCCGAGGAGCCAGAGGCAGACCAGCACCAGCCCTTCCTCTTCCGCCATGCCAGCTATTCATCTACCACCT cgGATTGCGAGACTGATGGCTACCTCAGCTCCTCCGGCTTCCTGGATGCCTCAGACCCTGCCCTTCAGCCCCCTAGTGGGGTGCCATCCAGCCCCGCTGAGTCCCATCTCCACCTGCCCGCG GCTTTCGCTCTATCCATTCCACGTTCTGGCCCCAGCAATGACTTTTCCCCTGGAGAGAG ttATGCCTCAGATGCAGCATCAGGCCTTAGTGATATGGGAGAAGGGATGGAACGGATGAGGAGACCCCCAGGGAAAAACCTCCGGCGTAGACCCCGATCCCGGCTTCGGGTCACAAGT GTCTCAGACCAGAATGACAGAGTGGTTGAATGCCAGTTGCAGACGCACAACAGCAAGATGGTGACCTTCCGATTTGATCTGGATGGGGACAGCCCAGAAGAGATCGCAGCTGCCATG GTGTATAATGAGTTCATTCTGCCCTCGGAGCGAGCTGGATTCCTGAACCGGATTCGGGAGATTATCCAGCGAGTGGAGACCCTGTTGAAGAGAGATACTGGCCCTGTGGAGGCTGCTGAAGACCCTCTGAGTCCCCAG GAGGAGCCAACACCACTGCCTGCTCTCCTGGGGTACCCCCCAGATCCACCCAGGG cAGAGCTCCAGAGCAGCACCTCCCTGGAGCAGAGATCCTGGGCAGCTTTCTCTGCCTCCACATCTCCTGGAACCTCCTTGTCTTCTGGAAACTCCTTTTCTCCTGGAACCCCTGTTTTCCCAAGTCCCATCCTTCCCATCACTTCTCCCCCATGTCATCTCAGCCCCTCCTCATTCTCCCCAGTTTCTCCTCAGGCCTCCTCAAATCTCTCTCCACGCCCCCCAAGCTGCCCACTTCCATTCCCCCCCAGTGCACCCCAGTTTCCAGTCCCATCTGCTCAGTTTCCACAGAGTTCTCCCCTCCCCGATTGTTTCCAGGTCACTCTcactcctccctcctttcccccctgcccctctgcttgtcccctcccctccaccactgcatcccctctcctctctctggccAGTGCCTTCTCTCTGGCTGTGATGACCGTGGCTCAGTCCCTGCTGTCCCCGGCCCCTGGGCTCCTGTCCCagtctcctccagctcctcctggtCCTCTCCCTAGcctgccccctcccactcccAGTACTCCTTGTGGCCAGGAGCGGCCTTCATCGCTGACAGCTGAGATGGAGAGTGAG GCCTCTCCGAATCTTGGTCGGTCACTCCCGGGTGAAGCCAGATTGGCGCCCATCTCGGAAG AGGGAAAGCCTCAGCTTGTTGGGCGCTTCCAAGTGACTTCATCCAAGGAGCCAGCTGAGCCTCTTCCCCTGCAGCTGGCACCCCCAACTCCCTCTGGCTCCCCGAAGCCTCAAACCCCTCAGCTGACCTCGGAGAGCTCGGACACGGAGGACAGTGCTGGAGCCAGGCCAGAGGCCAGGGAGGCTCTGGCTGAAAGTGACCGTGCAGCTGAGGGCCTAGGGGCTGGAGCTGAAGAGGAAGGGGACGATGGGCAGGGACCCCAAGCAGGGGGCAGCCCTCCACCCCTGAGCCATCCCAGCCCAGTGTGGATGAGCTACTCCTGTAACAGCCTGTGTCTGAGCAGTGAGGAGTCAGAGAGCAGTGGAGAGGACGAGGAATTCTGGGCTGAGCTGCAGAATCTTCGGCAGAA GCACTTGGCAGAGGTGGAGGCACTACAGACACTACAGAAACAGGAAATCGAGGACTTGTACGGCAGGCTTGGGAAGCAGCCCCCGCCAGGGATCGTGGCCCCTGCTGCTATGCTGTCCAGCCGCCAGCGCCGCCTCTCCAAGGGCAGCTTCCCCACCTCACGGCGCAACAGCCTGCAGCGTTCTGAGCCCCTGGGCCCTGGTGAGACAGAAGTCACCAGCTCCCATTGTTCCAGGGTCCCCTCCCTAGTGACCTGGCTTTCTTTCAGGCCCTGGGGGTCTGCCCCTTGGTGTGGGGGGACTCGCCCCCCACTTTCCCCTGTGGCCCCTCCCCTCATTCAGtgctctccctccccatcctgcacCCAGGCTTCATGCGAAGGAACTCCCTGA
- the WNK4 gene encoding serine/threonine-protein kinase WNK4 isoform X2: MLASPAPDTEVPMSQAEADLPLRPPPPLAAAGPPRLGPPPRRVRRFSGKAEPRPRSSRLSRRSSVDLGLLSSWFQPASPVPEPPEPPDSAGSGPAMSPPPSAEEPPEGTWTAGAPVKPADSERSEPAGSTGGSGSREQPRISEAAAARERRREQEEKEDTETQAVATSPDGRYLKFDIEIGRGSFKTVYRGLDTDTTVEVAWCELQTRKLSRAERQRFSEEVEMLKGLQHPNIVRFYDSWKSVLRGQVCIVLVTELMTSGTLKTYLRRFREMKPRVLQRWSRQILRGLHFLHSRVPPILHRDLKCDNVFITGPTGSVKIGDLGLATLKRASFAKSVIGTPEFMAPEMYEEKYDEAVDVYAFGMCMLEMATSEYPYSECQNAAQIYRKVTSGTKPNSFYKVKMPEVKEIIEGCIRTDKNVRFTIHDLLAHAFFREERGVHVELAEEDDGEKPDLKLWLRIEDARRGGRPRDNQAIEFLFQLGRDAAEEVAQEMVALGLVCEADYQPVARAVRERVAAIQRKREKLRKARELEALPPAPRPPPAAVPTTPGPSGAFPPEPEEPEADQHQPFLFRHASYSSTTSDCETDGYLSSSGFLDASDPALQPPSGVPSSPAESHLHLPAAFALSIPRSGPSNDFSPGESYASDAASGLSDMGEGMERMRRPPGKNLRRRPRSRLRVTSVSDQNDRVVECQLQTHNSKMVTFRFDLDGDSPEEIAAAMVYNEFILPSERAGFLNRIREIIQRVETLLKRDTGPVEAAEDPLSPQEEPTPLPALLGYPPDPPRAELQSSTSLEQRSWAAFSASTSPGTSLSSGNSFSPGTPVFPSPILPITSPPCHLSPSSFSPVSPQASSNLSPRPPSCPLPFPPSAPQFPVPSAQFPQSSPLPDCFQVTLTPPSFPPCPSACPLPSTTASPLLSLASAFSLAVMTVAQSLLSPAPGLLSQSPPAPPGPLPSLPPPTPSTPCGQERPSSLTAEMESEASPNLGRSLPGEARLAPISEEGKPQLVGRFQVTSSKEPAEPLPLQLAPPTPSGSPKPQTPQLTSESSDTEDSAGARPEAREALAESDRAAEGLGAGAEEEGDDGQGPQAGGSPPPLSHPSPVWMSYSCNSLCLSSEESESSGEDEEFWAELQNLRQKHLAEVEALQTLQKQEIEDLYGRLGKQPPPGIVAPAAMLSSRQRRLSKGSFPTSRRNSLQRSEPLGPGFMRRNSLSGSSTGSQEQRASKGVTFAGDVGRMVRAGPREGEPREW, from the exons ATGCTGGCATCCCCGGCCCCAGACACCGAAGTCCCCATGTCCCAGGCGGAGGCTGACCTGCCCCTGCGGCCCCCGCCGCCCCTCGCCGCGGCGGGGCCGCCCCGCCTCGGGCCCCCTCCCCGCCGGGTGCGCCGCTTCTCCGGGAAGGCTGAGCCCCGGCCGCGCTCTTCCCGTCTCAGCCGCCGCAGCTCAGTCGACTTGGGGCTGCTGAGCTCTTGGTTCCAGCCAGCCTCACCCGTTCCGGAGCCCCCTGAACCGCCGGACTCCGCTGGTTCCGGCCCCGCGATGAGCCCACCGCCCAGTGCCGAAGAGCCCCCTGAGGGCACGTGGACCGCGGGCGCCCCGGTGAAGCCTGCAGACTCCGAGCGTTCGGAGCCCGCGGGTTCCACAGGAGGGTCGGGGTCCCGGGAACAGCCGAGGATCAGTGAGGCGGCGGCAGCCCGGGAGCGGCGGCGGGAGCAAGAGGAAAAAGAGGACACGGAGACCCAGGCTGTGGCAACGTCCCCGGACGGCCGATACCTCAAGTTTGACATCGAGATTGGACGTGGCTCGTTCAAGACGGTGTATCGAGGGCTGGACACCGACACCACGGTGGAGGTGGCCTGGTGTGAGCTGCAG ACTCGGAAACTGTCTCGAGCCGAGCGGCAGCGATTCTCAGAGGAGGTGGAGATGCTCAAGGGGCTGCAGCACCCCAACATCGTCCGCTTCTACGACTCCTGGAAGTCGGTGCTGAGGGGCCAGGTTTGCATCGTACTGGTCACCGAACTCATGACCTCTGGCACGCTCAAGAC ATACCTGAGGCGGTTCCGCGAGATGAAACCACGAGTCCTTCAGCGCTGGAGCCGCCAAATCCTGCGTGGGCTCCATTTCCTACACTCCCGGGTACCCCCCATCCTGCACCGAGATCTCAAGTGTGACAACGTCTTTATCACCGGCCCTACGGGCTCCGTTAAGATCGGGGACCTGGGCCTGGCCACGCTCAAGCGCGCCTCCTTCGCCAAGAGCGTCATCG GGACCCCGGAGTTCATGGCCCCAGAGATGTATGAGGAAAAGTACGACGAGGCCGTGGACGTGTACGCGTTTGGCATGTGCATGCTGGAGATGGCGACCTCGGAATACCCCTACTCAGAGTGCCAGAATGCCGCTCAAATCTACCGCAAGGTCACCTCg GGCACGAAACCCAACAGCTTCTACAAGGTGAAGATGCCCGAGGTAAAGGAGATCATTGAAGGCTGCATCCGCACGGATAAGAATGTGag GTTCACCATCCACGACCTTCTGGCTCACGCCTTCTTCCGCGAGGAGCGCGGCGTCCATGTGGAGTTGGCGGAGGAGGACGACGGAGAGAAGCCGGACCTCAAGCTCTGGCTGCGCATAGAGGACGCGCGGCGAGGGGGGCGCCCACGGGACAACCAGGCTATCGAGTTCTTGTTCCAGCTGGGCCGGGACGCGGCCGAAGAGGTGGCTCAGGAGATG GTGGCCCTGGGCTTAGTGTGTGAAGCTGATTACCAGCCAGTGGCTCGTGCAGTGCGTGAACGGGTTGCTGCCATCCAGCGAAAGCGTGAGAAGCTGCGCAAAGCTAGGGAGTTGGAGGCCCTCCCCCCAGCGCCGCGACCCCCACCAGCAGCTGTCCCCACGACTCCTGGTCCCTCCGGTGCCTTCCCTCCTGAGCCCGAGGAGCCAGAGGCAGACCAGCACCAGCCCTTCCTCTTCCGCCATGCCAGCTATTCATCTACCACCT cgGATTGCGAGACTGATGGCTACCTCAGCTCCTCCGGCTTCCTGGATGCCTCAGACCCTGCCCTTCAGCCCCCTAGTGGGGTGCCATCCAGCCCCGCTGAGTCCCATCTCCACCTGCCCGCG GCTTTCGCTCTATCCATTCCACGTTCTGGCCCCAGCAATGACTTTTCCCCTGGAGAGAG ttATGCCTCAGATGCAGCATCAGGCCTTAGTGATATGGGAGAAGGGATGGAACGGATGAGGAGACCCCCAGGGAAAAACCTCCGGCGTAGACCCCGATCCCGGCTTCGGGTCACAAGT GTCTCAGACCAGAATGACAGAGTGGTTGAATGCCAGTTGCAGACGCACAACAGCAAGATGGTGACCTTCCGATTTGATCTGGATGGGGACAGCCCAGAAGAGATCGCAGCTGCCATG GTGTATAATGAGTTCATTCTGCCCTCGGAGCGAGCTGGATTCCTGAACCGGATTCGGGAGATTATCCAGCGAGTGGAGACCCTGTTGAAGAGAGATACTGGCCCTGTGGAGGCTGCTGAAGACCCTCTGAGTCCCCAG GAGGAGCCAACACCACTGCCTGCTCTCCTGGGGTACCCCCCAGATCCACCCAGGG cAGAGCTCCAGAGCAGCACCTCCCTGGAGCAGAGATCCTGGGCAGCTTTCTCTGCCTCCACATCTCCTGGAACCTCCTTGTCTTCTGGAAACTCCTTTTCTCCTGGAACCCCTGTTTTCCCAAGTCCCATCCTTCCCATCACTTCTCCCCCATGTCATCTCAGCCCCTCCTCATTCTCCCCAGTTTCTCCTCAGGCCTCCTCAAATCTCTCTCCACGCCCCCCAAGCTGCCCACTTCCATTCCCCCCCAGTGCACCCCAGTTTCCAGTCCCATCTGCTCAGTTTCCACAGAGTTCTCCCCTCCCCGATTGTTTCCAGGTCACTCTcactcctccctcctttcccccctgcccctctgcttgtcccctcccctccaccactgcatcccctctcctctctctggccAGTGCCTTCTCTCTGGCTGTGATGACCGTGGCTCAGTCCCTGCTGTCCCCGGCCCCTGGGCTCCTGTCCCagtctcctccagctcctcctggtCCTCTCCCTAGcctgccccctcccactcccAGTACTCCTTGTGGCCAGGAGCGGCCTTCATCGCTGACAGCTGAGATGGAGAGTGAG GCCTCTCCGAATCTTGGTCGGTCACTCCCGGGTGAAGCCAGATTGGCGCCCATCTCGGAAG AGGGAAAGCCTCAGCTTGTTGGGCGCTTCCAAGTGACTTCATCCAAGGAGCCAGCTGAGCCTCTTCCCCTGCAGCTGGCACCCCCAACTCCCTCTGGCTCCCCGAAGCCTCAAACCCCTCAGCTGACCTCGGAGAGCTCGGACACGGAGGACAGTGCTGGAGCCAGGCCAGAGGCCAGGGAGGCTCTGGCTGAAAGTGACCGTGCAGCTGAGGGCCTAGGGGCTGGAGCTGAAGAGGAAGGGGACGATGGGCAGGGACCCCAAGCAGGGGGCAGCCCTCCACCCCTGAGCCATCCCAGCCCAGTGTGGATGAGCTACTCCTGTAACAGCCTGTGTCTGAGCAGTGAGGAGTCAGAGAGCAGTGGAGAGGACGAGGAATTCTGGGCTGAGCTGCAGAATCTTCGGCAGAA GCACTTGGCAGAGGTGGAGGCACTACAGACACTACAGAAACAGGAAATCGAGGACTTGTACGGCAGGCTTGGGAAGCAGCCCCCGCCAGGGATCGTGGCCCCTGCTGCTATGCTGTCCAGCCGCCAGCGCCGCCTCTCCAAGGGCAGCTTCCCCACCTCACGGCGCAACAGCCTGCAGCGTTCTGAGCCCCTGGGCCCTG GCTTCATGCGAAGGAACTCCCTGAGCGGCAGCAGCACCGGCTCCCAGGAGCAGCGGGCAAGCAAGGGGGTGACATTCGCCGGGGATGTTGGCAGGATGGTGAGGGCGGGCCCAAGGGAGGGAGAGCCCAGGGAATGGTAA